A single region of the Leptodactylus fuscus isolate aLepFus1 chromosome 5, aLepFus1.hap2, whole genome shotgun sequence genome encodes:
- the PRELID1 gene encoding PRELI domain-containing protein 1, mitochondrial: MVKYFLGLNELKSSWDQVFTAFWQRYPNPYSKHVLSEDILYREVTSDHKLLTRRLLTKTNRLPRWAERFFPANVAHAVYVLEDSIIDIHKKTLTTYTWNINHSSVMSVEERCVYCENSENKNWTEVKREAWVSSKVFGFSRPIQEFGLARFKSNVTKAMKGYDYILAKMQGDMPARTLVETAKEATEKAKETALAAKEKAKDLASKAATSKKQQYV; encoded by the exons ATGGTGAAGTATTTTCTAGGCTTGAATGAGCTGAAGAGCTCCTGGGACCAAGTGTTTACCGCATTTTGGCAGCGTTATCCAAACCCCTATAG CAAACATGTCCTGTCTGAAGACATTCTATACCGCGAGGTAACCAGTGACCACAAGCTGCTGACCCGGAGACTATTAACCAAGACCAACCGTCTGCCGCGATGGGCGGAGCGATTCTTCCCGGCCAATGTGGCACACGCTGTGTACGTTTTAGAAGACTCCATAATCGATATCCATAAGAAAACCTTGACCACTTACACCTGGAACATAAACCACAGCTCTGTCATG TCTGTGGAAGAACGCTGTGTATACTGTGAAAATTCAGAGAATAAAAATTGGACCGAGGTTAAAAGAGAGGCTTGGGTGTCCTCCAAGGTGTTTGGTTTTAGCAGACCAATACAG GAGTTCGGTTTGGCTAGGTTTAAAAGTAACGTGACCAAGGCAATGAAAGGATATGACTATATCCTGGCAAAAATGCAAG GCGACATGCCAGCTCGCACACTAGTGGAAACTGCAAAGGAAGCAACAGAGAAAGCAAAAGAGACCGCCCTGGCAGCAAAGGAGAAAGCCAAAGACTTGGCCAGTAAGGCAGCTACTAGTAAGAAGCAGCAGTATGTGTGA
- the RAB24 gene encoding ras-related protein Rab-24, with protein sequence MSGQRVDAKVVMLGKESVGKTSLVERYVHHRFLQGPYQNTIGAAFVAKAINVNGRNVTLGIWDTAGSERYEAMSRIYYRGAKAAIVCYDLTDRSSFERVKFWVNELQNFEEHCRIYICGTKSDLVEHDKSMRQVDFHDVQDYADEIKAHLCETSSKTGQSVDELFQKVAEDYVNYSDFQVQTESKGVDLNSRKDLTSYTCCHH encoded by the exons ATGAGCGGGCAGCGGGTGGACGCCAAGGTGGTGATGCTGGGGAAGGAGTCAGTGGGGAAGACCAGCCTGGTGGAGAGATACGTCCATCACCGCTTCTTACAGGGACCCTACCAGAAC ACTATTGGGGCGGCATTTGTTGCCAAAGCTATAAATGTTAATGGGCGTAATGTGACGCTGGGAATCTGG gACACTGCGGGCTCAGAACGCTATGAAGCGATGAGTCGCATTTATTATCGGGGAGCTAAAGCCGCCATTGTTTGCTATG ATCTCACAGACCGCAGCAGCTTTGAAAGAGTGAAATTTTGGGTGAATGAGCTGCAGAATTTTGAAGAG CACTGCCGGATATACATTTGTGGCACAAAAAGCGACTTGGTGGAACATGACAAGAGCATGAGACAAGTTGACTTTCATGATGTTCAGGATTATGCAGATG AGATTAAAGCTCACCTCTGCGAAACATCCAGTAAAACTGGACAAAGCGTAG ATGAGCTGTTTCAGAAAGTCGCAGAAGACTATGTGAATTACAGTGATTTCCAAGTCCAAACAG AGTCAAAGGGAGTGGATCTGAACTCGAGGAAAGACTTGACGTCTTACACCTGCTGCCATCACTAA